A genomic segment from Desulfonatronum lacustre DSM 10312 encodes:
- the phoU gene encoding phosphate signaling complex protein PhoU yields MQTRLPFHQELQRMHDHILVMAAATQESLEKAIRALTDRDIVIAEEVIDEDKIINQLECQINEMALQMLALSQPVARDLRFIIGGNWIARNIERVGDEAVNIAERAILLTNRPPLPSADMLGRIAEVSLDMYKNAIKAFHGHDEKMARYVCVSDEEVDELDVLILRKLIDHMISDTPSAESSVHAMLASHCFERVADLAVNISENAIFIDKGENIKHSCQKL; encoded by the coding sequence ATGCAAACCCGACTCCCTTTCCATCAAGAACTGCAACGAATGCATGATCACATTCTGGTCATGGCCGCCGCGACCCAGGAAAGCCTGGAAAAGGCCATCCGGGCGCTCACCGATCGTGACATTGTTATTGCCGAGGAAGTGATCGACGAGGACAAGATAATCAATCAACTGGAGTGCCAGATCAACGAGATGGCGCTCCAAATGCTCGCTCTTTCCCAGCCCGTGGCCAGGGACCTGCGCTTCATCATCGGCGGCAACTGGATCGCCAGGAACATCGAACGGGTTGGGGATGAGGCCGTGAACATCGCGGAACGAGCCATTCTCCTGACCAACCGGCCGCCCCTGCCCAGCGCGGACATGCTGGGGCGCATCGCCGAGGTCAGTCTGGACATGTACAAGAACGCCATCAAGGCCTTTCACGGCCATGATGAAAAAATGGCCCGCTATGTCTGCGTTTCGGATGAAGAAGTGGACGAACTGGACGTGCTGATCCTGCGTAAACTCATCGACCACATGATCAGCGACACCCCTTCCGCGGAAAGCTCAGTGCACGCCATGCTGGCCTCCCACTGCTTCGAACGCGTGGCCGACCTGGCCGTGAACATCTCGGAGAACGCCATTTTCATCGATAAGGGCGAGAACATCAAACACAGTTGTCAGAAGCTCTAA
- a CDS encoding CCA tRNA nucleotidyltransferase, producing MSHTAFSPAPHPSLHRLLSGLQHASLPLDGVFLVGGGVRDLLLGRPLKDMDLACRDAENVALGLARSLEASFVPLGRGHYPPSFRVVPRDADQHGTESGSVFLDVTEIHGRDILEDLARRDFTVNAMALPLGLLPDALASPIGDALKSNHGIPPESPAWQRQLLDPHSGRLDALQGLIRRTGPRSLVEDPLRILRGFRLRAQRGWIIEPATLDDMARHAHGLTKISWERIRSELRLILECPEGGRLLAEMDRAAVLDVLFPELREMRGCGQNHFHHLDVFEHSLAAVDQCEVLIAELNAVFGELEEPILTALKGWRLPWLKLAVLLHDIGKPGTKGRRTTKENTERITFYGHDALGAAMAESIAARLRLSSAESKYVVGLIHNHLHVGVLLRPEAKLKARLRWMRRLGPDMIPAVLLCLADIRATLGPASSLSDHQTQETRGVALIREYLEQTRTTFSAPPLINGHDLQALGLPPGPALGRTLKQLQEAQDAGEFTTKEEAVMLAKRLLEIEASMRETTHDSSKTRTGC from the coding sequence ATGTCCCACACAGCTTTCTCCCCCGCTCCCCACCCGTCGCTCCATCGCCTCCTGAGCGGCCTGCAACACGCCTCGCTGCCCTTGGACGGAGTATTTCTCGTAGGCGGCGGAGTTCGCGACCTGCTCCTGGGCCGCCCCCTGAAGGACATGGACCTGGCCTGCCGCGACGCTGAAAACGTCGCTCTCGGGCTGGCAAGGTCTCTGGAGGCCAGCTTTGTTCCTCTGGGTCGGGGCCACTATCCTCCGAGTTTTCGAGTGGTTCCGCGCGATGCCGACCAGCACGGAACCGAGTCCGGCTCGGTCTTTCTGGATGTCACGGAAATTCACGGTCGGGACATCCTTGAAGACTTGGCTCGTCGGGACTTTACAGTCAACGCCATGGCTCTGCCTCTCGGCCTGCTTCCGGATGCCCTGGCTTCCCCGATAGGCGACGCCCTCAAAAGCAACCACGGAATCCCCCCCGAAAGTCCTGCCTGGCAACGGCAACTGCTTGATCCGCACTCGGGCCGTCTGGATGCTCTCCAAGGCCTGATCCGCCGCACGGGGCCGCGCAGCCTGGTCGAAGATCCGCTGCGCATCCTGCGCGGATTCCGGCTGCGCGCGCAACGGGGCTGGATCATCGAACCGGCCACCCTGGACGACATGGCGCGACACGCCCACGGCCTAACCAAAATTTCCTGGGAACGGATTCGATCCGAACTGCGGCTGATTCTGGAATGTCCGGAAGGCGGTCGGCTGTTAGCGGAAATGGACCGGGCCGCAGTGTTGGACGTTCTGTTCCCGGAACTGAGGGAGATGCGCGGCTGCGGCCAGAACCATTTCCACCATCTGGACGTGTTCGAGCACTCCCTGGCTGCTGTGGATCAATGTGAAGTCCTGATCGCGGAACTCAACGCCGTATTCGGCGAGCTTGAGGAGCCGATCCTCACCGCGTTGAAGGGCTGGCGGCTGCCCTGGCTGAAACTGGCCGTCTTGCTGCACGACATCGGCAAGCCCGGAACCAAAGGCCGCCGGACCACGAAAGAGAACACGGAGCGGATTACCTTTTACGGCCATGACGCCTTGGGCGCGGCCATGGCCGAATCCATTGCCGCCCGGCTGCGGCTGTCATCCGCGGAGAGCAAATATGTCGTCGGCTTGATCCACAACCACCTGCACGTAGGCGTGCTGCTGCGCCCGGAAGCCAAGCTCAAGGCCCGGCTGCGCTGGATGCGCCGCCTCGGACCGGATATGATCCCCGCTGTCCTGCTCTGCCTCGCCGACATCCGCGCCACCCTCGGCCCCGCCAGTTCCCTCTCGGACCATCAAACCCAGGAAACCCGAGGCGTCGCCCTGATCCGAGAATACTTGGAGCAGACCAGGACCACCTTCAGCGCCCCCCCCCTGATCAACGGCCACGACCTCCAGGCCCTGGGCCTGCCGCCCGGCCCGGCCCTGGGCCGAACCCTCAAGCAGCTGCAAGAAGCCCAGGACGCGGGAGAGTTCACGACCAAGGAAGAGGCCGTGATGCTGGCAAAGCGTCTTCTTGAGATCGAAGCCTCGATGCGCGAAACGACCCACGACTCCAGCAAGACCCGAACAGGTTGTTGA